The following are encoded in a window of Bacillus sp. SORGH_AS_0510 genomic DNA:
- a CDS encoding ABC transporter permease translates to MSFMENLIMALSSLKAHKMRSILTMLGIIIGVAAVIIVVAIGQGGEAMLKTQITGSGNTIEMFYQPSDEEMKANPNVFLQAPFKQEDIRALEQIPEIKRVVASSTKLSTARFQKNNVDVSTTGINQAFLKLNKLKVTKGRNFSASDFLGGRRAGVISSKMQEELFKEENPIGKIIMVANQPIEIIGVLEKPTGLLSFGSMEVYLPFQTWRNIYGSSDYTQVTLQAASAEKLQVAGKKAARLLNKMHNTEKSYQVINMEEIAQGIGQVTKIMTLIIGSIAGISLFVGGIGVMNIMLVSVTERTREIGIRMALGATRGQVLTQFLIESMTLTFIGGILGIILGWGTATIVSFFAGWPSLVSWQVVLGGVLFSMVIGIIFGLLPANKASKLDPIESLRYE, encoded by the coding sequence ATGAGTTTTATGGAAAATCTAATCATGGCATTAAGCTCCTTAAAGGCTCATAAAATGCGAAGTATTCTTACCATGCTTGGTATTATTATCGGTGTTGCTGCCGTCATCATTGTTGTGGCGATTGGGCAAGGCGGTGAAGCCATGCTGAAGACACAGATCACTGGTTCCGGGAACACGATTGAAATGTTCTATCAACCATCAGATGAAGAAATGAAGGCAAATCCGAATGTGTTTTTGCAGGCTCCATTTAAGCAGGAGGATATCCGTGCACTGGAGCAAATTCCTGAGATTAAAAGAGTGGTAGCTTCGAGCACGAAGTTATCTACTGCAAGATTTCAAAAGAATAACGTGGATGTTTCCACAACGGGGATCAATCAGGCATTCTTGAAATTAAACAAATTAAAAGTAACCAAGGGGAGAAACTTCTCAGCATCTGATTTTCTCGGTGGAAGAAGAGCCGGGGTCATCAGTTCCAAAATGCAAGAGGAACTATTTAAGGAAGAGAATCCTATAGGTAAAATCATTATGGTTGCTAACCAGCCGATTGAAATTATCGGTGTATTAGAAAAGCCGACAGGTCTGCTATCTTTTGGTTCAATGGAGGTCTATCTTCCATTTCAAACATGGAGAAACATCTATGGTAGCAGTGATTATACACAGGTCACACTACAGGCTGCTTCAGCTGAAAAACTGCAAGTAGCTGGTAAAAAGGCGGCAAGGCTGTTAAACAAGATGCATAATACCGAAAAATCATATCAAGTCATTAATATGGAAGAAATCGCCCAAGGAATTGGGCAAGTGACAAAAATCATGACCCTAATTATCGGTAGTATTGCCGGTATCTCCTTATTTGTCGGTGGAATTGGGGTTATGAATATTATGCTCGTATCTGTAACGGAAAGAACAAGAGAAATTGGAATTCGAATGGCACTTGGGGCAACAAGAGGTCAGGTATTGACTCAATTTCTCATCGAATCCATGACACTCACCTTTATAGGGGGAATACTAGGAATAATACTAGGATGGGGCACGGCAACTATTGTAAGTTTCTTTGCAGGCTGGCCATCCTTAGTGTCATGGCAGGTAGTATTAGGTGGTGTCCTGTTTTCGATGGTGATTGGTATCATCTTTGGACTACTCCCTGCAAACAAGGCTTCCAAGCTTGATCCAATTGAATCGTTAAGATATGAATAG
- a CDS encoding ABC transporter ATP-binding protein, with product MIHLDNIKRSFMLGKESVHVLNGISLTIEPGEFVAIMGPSGSGKSTLMNIIGCLDKPTEGEYYLAGENVSHYNDKELARVRNQSIGFVFQQFHLLPRLSALKNVELPMIYAGISKKERQARAEEALVKVGLSDRMNHLPNALSGGQKQRVAIARAIVNRPKLILADEPTGALDSKTSVDILDQFNKLNEEGVTIVVVTHESEVAQYANRTIMVRDGLLQTPSPFDRGLMQ from the coding sequence ATGATACACCTTGACAACATCAAACGTTCTTTTATGTTAGGAAAAGAAAGTGTACATGTATTAAATGGAATTAGTCTTACGATTGAACCAGGTGAATTTGTTGCCATCATGGGCCCTTCAGGTTCGGGCAAATCAACGCTAATGAATATTATCGGTTGTCTGGATAAGCCAACAGAGGGCGAGTACTATCTTGCTGGTGAAAATGTATCCCACTACAACGATAAGGAATTAGCAAGGGTAAGAAATCAGTCAATCGGATTTGTATTTCAGCAATTTCATCTTTTACCAAGATTGTCTGCACTGAAAAATGTGGAGCTTCCAATGATTTATGCAGGTATTTCCAAAAAAGAACGGCAAGCACGTGCGGAAGAAGCATTGGTCAAGGTAGGGCTATCTGACCGAATGAACCACCTGCCAAATGCGCTTTCAGGTGGACAAAAGCAACGTGTGGCCATTGCAAGAGCGATTGTAAACCGACCGAAGCTTATTTTAGCAGATGAACCAACAGGGGCGCTTGATTCAAAAACAAGTGTAGACATCTTGGATCAATTTAATAAGCTGAATGAAGAAGGCGTAACAATTGTTGTAGTAACCCATGAATCCGAGGTCGCTCAATATGCGAACAGGACGATCATGGTAAGAGACGGTTTACTACAAACCCCCTCACCATTTGATAGGGGGCTGATGCAATGA
- a CDS encoding efflux RND transporter periplasmic adaptor subunit produces MKKKIWITIGVVSLILLMIGVSVYRQVFAKGPSVKVAQISQEEVSSLLMIPGTVKLEEEQVVYSSPEKGELKEILVKEGQTVKKGSVLAKLQNPQLDLEREQNKLAIESANLKITQLENKIKQLKDKESTLAKQVGKGEAKKQLAPELEQAEMEKKLANIELKQASLQKDLLSKRESELEIKSSLDGVVLSVQDPNTSNREAANLEPLIHIGKLEGLTAAGLLSEYDSLKVSNGQKVTLRSDAVPEQEWQGQITMISVLPQQQNQSGLQSGSQAVQYPVTVKISGDTKALKPGFQLIMEIETDKKMAMVLPVNALHDDGDQPYVYLVRDGKARKQKVKTGITSGEKIEILDGVSKSDKVIVQGPELLKDGMEVKVK; encoded by the coding sequence ATGAAAAAGAAAATATGGATTACCATTGGTGTTGTTAGCCTAATCCTTTTGATGATTGGTGTCAGCGTCTATCGTCAGGTTTTTGCCAAAGGGCCTTCTGTAAAAGTGGCACAAATCTCACAGGAGGAAGTATCTTCCTTATTAATGATTCCTGGTACAGTCAAACTTGAAGAAGAGCAAGTGGTCTATTCTTCACCAGAAAAAGGAGAACTGAAGGAGATCTTAGTGAAAGAGGGGCAGACGGTAAAGAAAGGGTCTGTCTTAGCCAAACTTCAAAATCCACAGCTTGACCTTGAAAGGGAGCAAAATAAATTAGCCATTGAATCGGCCAATCTAAAAATTACCCAGCTTGAGAACAAAATAAAGCAGCTCAAGGACAAAGAGTCAACGCTGGCTAAACAGGTAGGAAAAGGGGAGGCAAAAAAACAACTTGCTCCAGAACTTGAGCAGGCAGAAATGGAAAAAAAGCTAGCCAATATTGAGTTAAAGCAAGCTTCCCTTCAAAAAGATTTACTCAGCAAGCGCGAAAGTGAATTAGAGATTAAGAGTAGCTTAGATGGAGTGGTTTTATCAGTGCAAGACCCAAACACGTCTAACAGGGAAGCAGCTAATCTTGAGCCCCTTATACATATTGGAAAGCTTGAAGGTTTAACCGCAGCAGGCCTATTATCTGAATACGATTCATTAAAAGTAAGCAATGGACAGAAAGTTACTTTACGATCGGACGCCGTACCAGAACAAGAATGGCAGGGCCAAATCACCATGATTAGCGTCCTTCCACAACAACAGAATCAATCGGGGCTACAAAGCGGCAGTCAGGCTGTACAGTATCCGGTAACGGTAAAAATCTCGGGCGACACAAAAGCATTAAAACCCGGTTTCCAGCTTATTATGGAAATTGAAACAGACAAGAAAATGGCCATGGTTCTCCCAGTGAACGCCTTACATGATGACGGTGATCAGCCATATGTTTATCTTGTAAGGGATGGAAAAGCACGTAAACAAAAGGTGAAAACAGGTATCACTTCTGGGGAGAAAATTGAAATCCTTGATGGGGTTTCGAAAAGTGACAAAGTCATCGTTCAAGGACCCGAGCTATTGAAGGATGGGATGGAAGTGAAGGTTAAATGA
- a CDS encoding Yip1 family protein encodes MELQNEVIVKKEKPRLFGMFTNPGQQFERIRENPKIWVPLLIVSIIYAIGTIFMALSMDASTLIDQGVPEDQIELILTFTKVSVAITGILSPIFVVLITSAIHLIIAKIASSPVTFKQLLSMNTFIMIIGATGLVLNMVIRYAIGGNFEVYITSLAGLLNQNKAGVLGSVEVFGIWTLILTALGLHKTGQFSKGLAWTIAIIFFIIGIGLSLAGTLLQGAPKL; translated from the coding sequence ATGGAATTACAAAATGAAGTTATTGTAAAGAAAGAGAAACCGAGATTGTTCGGCATGTTTACGAATCCAGGGCAACAATTTGAGAGAATAAGAGAGAATCCTAAAATATGGGTTCCGTTACTTATCGTCAGCATCATCTATGCAATTGGCACCATCTTTATGGCGCTTAGCATGGATGCGTCCACGTTAATTGACCAGGGGGTTCCAGAAGATCAGATTGAGCTTATTTTAACTTTCACGAAGGTCTCAGTTGCCATTACAGGTATCCTTTCTCCGATATTCGTCGTATTGATCACGAGCGCTATCCATTTGATTATAGCTAAAATTGCTAGTTCGCCTGTAACGTTTAAACAATTGTTGTCGATGAACACGTTTATTATGATCATTGGTGCTACAGGACTTGTTTTAAATATGGTCATTAGATATGCCATAGGCGGAAACTTTGAAGTCTACATTACTAGTCTTGCAGGATTACTTAACCAAAATAAAGCCGGGGTCTTAGGTTCGGTTGAAGTTTTCGGGATTTGGACATTAATTTTAACTGCTTTGGGGCTTCATAAAACAGGACAATTCTCAAAAGGACTTGCATGGACCATTGCCATTATTTTCTTCATAATCGGAATTGGTCTTAGTCTAGCTGGAACCTTGTTACAAGGGGCACCAAAACTATAA
- a CDS encoding aldo/keto reductase family oxidoreductase, translating to MKYINIANTDLKASNIIMGNMRLPQLSLSEAEKLIRTAMEEGINFFDHADIYGKGKSEEIFSKAIQMNASVREKMIIQSKCGIRSGFFDFSKEYIISSVDGILNRLNTEYLDILLLHRPDPLMDPAEVAEAFEELYTNGKVKYFGVSNHNPAQMELLQKYIPYKLVVNQLQFSIAHTPMIDSGIALNMNIDQSINRDSSVLEYCRLHDITMQAWSPYQHGFFEGSFLGDVDKYPELNQVIDTIAEKYGVTNTAIATAWITRHPANIQVVLGTTKIERMKDACKGSDIQLTREEWYSIYKAAGNIVP from the coding sequence ATGAAATACATAAACATTGCCAATACAGATTTAAAAGCATCCAACATCATAATGGGAAATATGCGCTTACCCCAACTGTCATTGTCAGAGGCTGAAAAGTTAATTCGTACCGCTATGGAGGAAGGGATTAATTTCTTTGACCATGCAGATATTTATGGAAAAGGGAAAAGTGAAGAGATTTTTTCGAAAGCTATTCAGATGAATGCAAGCGTCCGTGAAAAGATGATTATCCAAAGTAAGTGTGGAATTCGTTCTGGCTTTTTTGACTTCTCAAAAGAGTATATCATTTCGTCTGTGGACGGTATTTTAAACAGATTAAATACGGAATACCTGGATATTCTTCTTCTTCACCGTCCAGATCCATTAATGGATCCAGCCGAAGTAGCGGAAGCCTTTGAAGAGCTATATACGAATGGAAAGGTAAAGTACTTTGGTGTGTCAAACCATAATCCAGCTCAAATGGAACTTCTGCAGAAGTATATTCCATATAAGTTGGTGGTGAACCAACTGCAATTTAGTATTGCGCACACACCAATGATTGATTCTGGAATTGCCTTAAACATGAATATTGATCAATCAATCAATCGTGATAGCAGTGTGTTAGAATATTGCCGTCTTCACGACATTACCATGCAGGCTTGGTCCCCATACCAACACGGGTTCTTCGAAGGTTCGTTTTTGGGTGATGTTGACAAATATCCTGAATTGAATCAAGTAATTGATACGATTGCTGAAAAATATGGAGTGACCAATACAGCCATCGCAACAGCGTGGATTACACGTCATCCAGCTAATATCCAAGTCGTACTTGGAACAACAAAAATTGAACGGATGAAGGATGCATGTAAAGGTTCTGATATCCAACTAACAAGAGAAGAATGGTACTCCATCTACAAAGCAGCAGGGAATATTGTACCTTAA
- the odhB gene encoding 2-oxoglutarate dehydrogenase complex dihydrolipoyllysine-residue succinyltransferase — MIEIKVPELAESITEGTIAQWLINIGDKVTKGDSVVELETDKVNIELNAEYSGVVTKVLKEPGDIVEVGDVIAIIEENTTAGATPSAPTSTPEKSAEVETLNQQSIQTEPELSKVANPIASPAARKLAREMGIDLSQVSSRDPLGRIRPEDVKAHTQAPPVVKEEAKVEKSSPKPAVQQIDEEFDKPVERVKMSRRRQTIAKRLVEVQQTAAMLTTFNEVDMSAIMDLRNQRKDAFYEKHGVRLGFMSFFTKAVVSALKQFPLLNAEIQGEELILKKFYDIGIAVAAPEGLVVPVVRGANQKSFAEIEQDISNLGKKARDNALTLNDLQGGTFTITNGGVFGSLMSTPILNGPQVGILGMHKIQTRPIAIDRERMENRPMMYIALSYDHRIVDGKEAVSFLATVKELLEDPHSLLLEG, encoded by the coding sequence ATGATTGAAATCAAAGTACCAGAACTGGCAGAATCTATTACAGAAGGAACAATTGCACAATGGCTTATTAATATTGGTGATAAAGTGACTAAAGGTGATAGCGTTGTTGAACTTGAAACGGACAAAGTTAATATTGAATTAAATGCCGAATACTCAGGTGTAGTCACAAAGGTTTTAAAAGAACCTGGTGATATCGTCGAGGTAGGCGATGTAATTGCTATTATCGAAGAGAATACTACTGCAGGAGCAACTCCATCTGCTCCAACTTCTACACCGGAAAAATCAGCAGAAGTAGAAACTTTAAACCAACAGAGTATACAAACTGAGCCTGAACTATCAAAAGTCGCAAATCCAATCGCCTCACCAGCGGCAAGAAAATTGGCAAGAGAAATGGGAATCGATTTATCCCAAGTAAGCAGCCGTGATCCACTTGGCAGAATTAGACCTGAGGATGTAAAAGCACATACACAGGCACCTCCTGTGGTAAAAGAAGAGGCAAAAGTGGAAAAATCAAGCCCAAAACCAGCGGTACAACAAATAGATGAAGAGTTTGACAAACCAGTGGAACGTGTGAAAATGTCCCGTCGTCGTCAAACAATTGCTAAACGCCTAGTTGAAGTCCAACAAACAGCGGCGATGTTGACCACATTTAATGAAGTCGACATGTCAGCTATTATGGATTTACGTAATCAACGCAAAGATGCCTTTTATGAAAAACATGGTGTTCGTCTTGGCTTCATGTCATTCTTTACAAAAGCCGTAGTCTCAGCTTTAAAACAATTTCCTTTGTTAAATGCCGAAATTCAAGGCGAAGAATTGATTCTCAAGAAGTTTTATGACATTGGAATTGCTGTTGCAGCACCTGAAGGATTGGTCGTACCGGTTGTACGCGGTGCGAACCAGAAGAGTTTTGCGGAAATCGAGCAAGATATTAGTAATCTAGGTAAAAAAGCTCGAGATAATGCCCTAACTCTGAATGATTTGCAAGGCGGAACATTTACGATTACAAACGGTGGAGTTTTCGGTTCGTTAATGTCAACACCAATCCTGAATGGCCCGCAGGTGGGGATTCTTGGTATGCATAAAATCCAAACAAGACCAATAGCCATTGATCGTGAAAGAATGGAAAACCGCCCAATGATGTATATTGCCCTTTCTTACGACCATCGAATCGTGGACGGAAAAGAAGCTGTTAGCTTCCTGGCTACAGTAAAAGAATTGTTAGAAGATCCACACTCATTATTATTAGAAGGATAA
- a CDS encoding 2-oxoglutarate dehydrogenase E1 component, which produces MEVQKNQKNPWRKFNGPNLGYVIEQYERYTNGEDSIDPKLKELFIKWGSPVSYELRDNEQTLNKECIESTQSVNIQKVLKVVKLFDEIRSNGHLAANMNPLKENLQHQELFTPEKYGVSEQDLKAIPVKLVWEESPEGIQTAWEAMNHLKGVYTSTLAYEFNHVQQMDERAWLTQMVETGSLHRSLSKEEQTNLLQSLTEVEGFEQFLHKTFVGQKRFSIEGVDMLVPMLNEAVHEGVGDGARNVVIGMAHRGRLSVLAHVLNKPYSKMFSEFQHSSAKQQGPSEDLVDISEGWTGDVKYHLGRNRFMEGPGKVRARITLANNPSHLEFVDPVVEGFARAAQEERKNAGYPMQDVKKAFAILVHGDAAFPGQGIVAETLNLSGLRGYRTGGTIHIIANNMVGFTTDSHDSRSTRYSSDLAKGFEIPIVHVNADDPEACLAAVRLAYQYRARFQKDFLIDLVGYRRFGHNEMDDPAVTQPQIYRKIVKHPTVRALYSNQLQNKGILKQEEVEQINSSVQEMLQAEYEKVEEKKQSEPVAEIEVPRVISKGIPPLETNVPLDTLRELNHDLLKWPEGFHVYPKLKRILERRENALEEDGKVEWAVAEVLAFASMLKDGTPIRLTGQDSERGTFAQRHIVLHDSETNETYSPLHHLPQAQASFAVHNSPLSEAAVVGYEYGYNVFAPETLVMWEAQYGDFANTAQPLYDQFVSSARAKWGQKSGMILLLPHGYEGQGPEHSSARPERFLQLAAENNWTVANLTSAAQYFHILRRQASILGTEFVRPLVIMTPKSLLRHPLVASSGTDLSEGHFQTVVEQPRLGKETDKVKRLVLTTGKMAIDLAVEIESRKENETLAETHIVRIEQLYPFPLEKVKEILNRYPNLKEIVWVQEEPKNMGAWHYIAPTLFELASSGSLTVGYIGRQDRSSTAGGDPTVHKLEQERIIQQALNYKSLVDTKETSQRVSY; this is translated from the coding sequence ATGGAAGTACAGAAGAACCAAAAAAATCCATGGAGAAAATTCAATGGTCCAAACCTTGGCTATGTAATCGAACAATATGAACGATATACGAACGGAGAAGACTCAATTGATCCAAAATTAAAAGAACTATTCATTAAATGGGGCTCACCTGTGTCTTATGAGTTAAGAGACAATGAACAGACCCTAAATAAAGAATGTATCGAATCTACTCAATCCGTAAATATACAAAAAGTACTAAAAGTGGTAAAACTCTTTGATGAAATTCGGTCCAATGGTCATTTAGCAGCGAACATGAACCCATTAAAGGAAAATCTACAACATCAAGAATTGTTTACTCCTGAAAAATATGGTGTAAGTGAACAAGATTTGAAAGCGATACCAGTTAAACTTGTTTGGGAAGAATCACCGGAAGGCATTCAAACCGCATGGGAAGCTATGAACCATTTAAAAGGTGTTTATACCTCCACACTAGCCTATGAATTTAACCATGTGCAACAAATGGATGAACGAGCATGGCTCACTCAAATGGTGGAGACCGGCTCTTTGCATCGATCCTTATCTAAAGAAGAACAAACGAACTTGTTACAGTCTTTGACTGAGGTTGAAGGTTTCGAACAATTTTTGCATAAAACATTTGTCGGTCAAAAGAGATTTTCCATTGAAGGCGTTGACATGCTTGTACCTATGCTGAATGAAGCGGTACACGAAGGGGTCGGAGATGGAGCACGTAATGTTGTGATTGGAATGGCGCATCGTGGCCGTTTAAGTGTCCTTGCGCATGTATTGAACAAACCATACAGCAAGATGTTCTCAGAATTTCAACATTCATCTGCTAAACAACAGGGTCCGTCAGAAGATTTAGTTGACATTAGTGAGGGCTGGACTGGTGATGTGAAATACCATTTAGGACGTAATCGATTCATGGAAGGTCCAGGAAAGGTCCGTGCACGTATTACCTTAGCCAATAATCCGAGTCATCTTGAGTTTGTCGATCCCGTCGTCGAAGGTTTTGCAAGAGCAGCCCAAGAAGAACGAAAAAATGCTGGTTACCCTATGCAGGATGTTAAAAAAGCGTTTGCAATTTTAGTCCATGGCGATGCAGCCTTTCCCGGCCAGGGAATTGTAGCAGAGACCTTAAATTTAAGTGGGTTAAGAGGGTATCGAACTGGTGGAACCATTCATATCATTGCCAACAACATGGTCGGCTTTACGACAGATAGCCATGATTCTCGTTCGACGAGATATTCAAGCGACTTGGCAAAAGGATTTGAGATTCCGATTGTCCATGTAAATGCAGATGATCCAGAAGCCTGTCTGGCAGCTGTTCGTCTTGCCTATCAATACCGTGCTCGGTTCCAAAAGGACTTTTTGATTGATCTAGTGGGATACCGCCGATTTGGCCACAATGAAATGGACGATCCAGCGGTTACACAGCCACAGATTTACAGAAAAATTGTAAAGCATCCTACTGTAAGAGCATTGTACTCAAATCAGTTACAAAATAAAGGCATTCTCAAACAAGAAGAAGTAGAACAAATCAATAGCAGTGTACAAGAAATGTTGCAGGCTGAGTATGAAAAAGTGGAAGAGAAGAAGCAGAGTGAACCTGTTGCAGAAATTGAGGTTCCTAGGGTGATTTCCAAAGGAATTCCACCGTTAGAAACGAACGTCCCACTCGATACGCTTCGTGAATTAAACCATGATTTGCTGAAATGGCCGGAAGGTTTCCATGTCTATCCAAAACTAAAGCGGATCTTGGAGCGACGTGAAAACGCACTAGAAGAGGACGGTAAGGTAGAATGGGCAGTAGCAGAAGTGCTGGCATTTGCTTCCATGTTAAAAGATGGTACACCGATTCGTCTCACCGGCCAAGATTCTGAGCGTGGAACATTTGCGCAGCGGCACATTGTGCTTCACGACTCGGAAACAAACGAAACTTATTCACCACTGCACCATCTTCCGCAAGCACAAGCATCGTTTGCGGTTCATAATAGTCCGCTTTCGGAAGCAGCTGTTGTAGGATATGAATATGGGTATAATGTATTTGCGCCTGAGACCCTTGTCATGTGGGAAGCGCAATATGGCGACTTTGCCAATACAGCACAGCCACTTTATGATCAATTTGTTTCATCGGCAAGAGCAAAATGGGGACAAAAATCAGGGATGATTCTCCTGTTGCCTCACGGCTATGAAGGGCAAGGTCCGGAGCATTCCAGTGCCCGTCCTGAACGTTTTTTACAGTTAGCAGCTGAAAATAACTGGACGGTTGCCAATCTGACAAGTGCTGCACAATATTTTCATATTTTACGTCGTCAAGCTTCTATTTTAGGAACAGAATTTGTTCGGCCATTAGTGATTATGACGCCTAAGAGCCTTCTGCGTCACCCGTTAGTCGCTTCTTCTGGGACTGATCTAAGTGAAGGCCATTTCCAAACAGTAGTGGAACAGCCTAGGCTCGGAAAAGAGACAGATAAGGTAAAGCGGTTAGTGTTAACAACCGGTAAGATGGCGATTGATCTGGCTGTAGAAATAGAATCAAGAAAAGAAAATGAAACCCTAGCAGAGACACACATCGTTCGAATTGAACAATTGTATCCATTTCCATTAGAGAAAGTAAAAGAGATCTTAAACCGTTACCCGAATCTGAAGGAAATCGTGTGGGTACAGGAAGAACCGAAAAATATGGGAGCGTGGCATTATATCGCCCCTACTCTTTTTGAACTTGCTTCTTCTGGTAGCCTGACAGTTGGTTACATCGGTCGTCAGGATCGTTCAAGTACGGCAGGTGGCGACCCAACCGTTCATAAGTTGGAACAAGAACGGATTATCCAACAGGCTTTGAATTATAAGAGTCTAGTAGATACCAAAGAAACAAGCCAGAGAGTTAGCTACTAA
- a CDS encoding LysR family transcriptional regulator, whose amino-acid sequence MDYRDWEILKVLYQQKNLTKTARLLFLTQPALTTRLKHMQEELGVKIVNRESRGVHFTPQGEYLVHCAEEALAHYEKIKENVQNMSNNESDEVVGTLKLGVSNFFANYELPYVLKLFKKQYPHVEFKVTTGWSRDVTQLIHNKDVHISFVRGDYGWRGLSKHQLFEETICIASKKEFDMDDLPRLPRIEYKGDYLLRSVIDHWWAENFAQAPFISIEVDQVDPCKEMVKNGLGYGILSSRVLTGIEDLYKIHIKDQEGKPILRRTWMYYHKESLEWNVVKAFVQFIENFDWKDN is encoded by the coding sequence ATGGATTACCGTGACTGGGAAATACTAAAGGTACTATATCAACAAAAGAATCTTACAAAAACAGCTCGCCTCTTATTTCTTACTCAGCCTGCATTAACGACTCGCTTAAAGCATATGCAGGAAGAATTAGGTGTTAAAATCGTAAATCGTGAAAGCAGGGGAGTGCATTTTACCCCACAAGGAGAATATCTTGTCCATTGTGCTGAAGAGGCCCTTGCTCATTATGAAAAGATAAAAGAAAATGTTCAAAATATGAGTAATAATGAAAGTGACGAAGTAGTAGGTACGTTGAAATTGGGGGTATCTAATTTTTTTGCAAATTATGAACTTCCATATGTTTTAAAATTATTTAAAAAGCAATATCCTCATGTGGAATTCAAAGTCACAACCGGATGGAGCAGAGATGTTACTCAACTTATACACAATAAAGATGTACATATCAGCTTTGTCCGTGGAGATTATGGCTGGCGGGGTTTATCGAAACATCAGTTATTTGAGGAAACCATCTGCATTGCTTCAAAAAAAGAGTTTGATATGGATGATCTCCCTCGTCTTCCTAGAATCGAATATAAAGGGGATTACTTATTAAGATCTGTCATTGATCATTGGTGGGCTGAGAATTTTGCGCAAGCCCCTTTTATTAGTATAGAAGTGGACCAAGTTGATCCTTGTAAGGAAATGGTTAAAAACGGTTTAGGTTATGGAATATTATCCAGCAGGGTACTAACTGGGATAGAGGACTTATACAAAATCCACATAAAAGATCAAGAAGGAAAGCCCATTTTACGCAGAACTTGGATGTATTATCATAAGGAATCGCTGGAATGGAATGTGGTAAAAGCGTTCGTTCAATTTATCGAGAATTTTGATTGGAAGGACAATTGA
- a CDS encoding ArsI/CadI family heavy metal resistance metalloenzyme, translating into MMKMHVGINVTNLNSSIGFYNKVFNAEPVKVKPDYAKFLLEDPGLNFTLNLKAEVSGNQVGHFGFQVENQEEVLKHKERLEGLGFFAREEMDVTCCYATQDKFWVTDPDGNEWEFFYTKGDVESMVSESSCCAPQPTTVEIKKSSSCC; encoded by the coding sequence CTGATGAAAATGCATGTTGGAATAAACGTAACGAATTTAAATAGTTCGATTGGATTTTATAATAAAGTGTTTAATGCTGAACCGGTTAAAGTAAAGCCAGACTATGCGAAGTTTTTACTGGAAGACCCGGGCCTCAATTTCACATTAAATCTAAAAGCTGAAGTTTCAGGAAATCAAGTTGGACATTTTGGTTTTCAAGTAGAGAATCAGGAAGAAGTCTTGAAACATAAAGAACGATTAGAAGGATTAGGCTTTTTTGCAAGGGAAGAGATGGATGTTACCTGTTGTTATGCAACCCAAGATAAATTTTGGGTAACAGATCCAGACGGAAACGAATGGGAGTTCTTCTATACAAAAGGTGATGTTGAATCAATGGTTTCTGAGTCCTCCTGTTGTGCACCTCAACCTACCACAGTAGAAATAAAAAAGTCTTCATCATGTTGTTAA
- a CDS encoding metalloregulator ArsR/SmtB family transcription factor, whose amino-acid sequence MTEEFQLQDISLEKVFEQYELKFKAIADKKRLQIMNILTQKGAMCVCDLAPMVDMAQSKLSYHLKILLDANIITKETRGTWSYYELNQEELNHLLSHELCCLFKPTCC is encoded by the coding sequence ATGACAGAAGAATTCCAATTACAAGACATATCATTAGAAAAAGTATTTGAACAATATGAGTTAAAGTTTAAAGCAATTGCTGATAAAAAGAGACTTCAGATCATGAATATTTTAACTCAAAAAGGGGCTATGTGTGTGTGCGATCTTGCTCCAATGGTTGATATGGCTCAGTCAAAATTGTCTTATCATTTAAAGATTTTATTAGATGCCAACATAATAACAAAAGAAACACGAGGAACATGGAGTTACTACGAGCTGAACCAAGAAGAACTCAATCATTTGTTATCCCATGAACTTTGTTGTTTATTCAAACCGACCTGCTGCTAA